Proteins encoded within one genomic window of Haematobia irritans isolate KBUSLIRL chromosome 5, ASM5000362v1, whole genome shotgun sequence:
- the LOC142239916 gene encoding uncharacterized protein LOC142239916 yields MWKQIICILFVSQYFQSIEMARRLFNLVVSNVTCQKFGTLVKRFDCDFEKIATNKYAINANFFLGRALNRNSEIHAQVCFTPQGSSRSIKFFDIRLNICDMLTTVMGNPFTKGLLDEMRRSSNIPYDCPIKGNYLYSFSNYSLTTQTLPTYTPLMKFNFTLG; encoded by the exons ATGTGGAAACAAATAATTTGCATTCTTTTTGTCAGCCAATATTTTCAAAGCATTGAG ATGGCAAGAAGGCTATTTAATCTTGTTGTGTCAAATGTAACAtgccagaaatttggtacacttgttAAACGATTTGATTGTGACTTCGAGAAAATTGCAACCAACAAATATGCcataaatgcaaattttttcttGGGTCGCGCTTTGAACAGGAATTCCGAGATTCATGCTCAGGTCTGTTTTACGCCACAGGGATCTTCGAGATCCATTAAGTTTTTTGATATCAGACTTAATATTTGCGATATGTTGACCACAGTCATGGGGAATCCATTTACTAAAGGTCTTTTGGATGAAATGAGAAGATCAAGTAATATACCGTACGATTGTCCTATTAAGGGA AATTATCTTTATAGTTTCTCCAATTATAGCCTTACAACACAAACTCTACCCACCTATACACCTCTAATGAAATTCAATTttaccctaggttag